A section of the Streptomyces sp. CG1 genome encodes:
- a CDS encoding ABC transporter permease, producing the protein MSHTTHDGGAAVNAIPPPDEGQTAAQLAATYGLAVSGARPSLAEYVRQLWGRRHFILAFSHAKLTAQYSEAKLGQLWQVATPLLNAGVYYFIFGVILHASRGLSRDVYIPFLVTGVFVFTFTQSSVMSGVRAISGNLGLVRALHFPRASLPISFSLQQLQQLLFSMIVMFVVAIGFGSYPSPAWLLIVPVLLLQFLFNTGLALIVARMGARTPDLAQLMPFILRTWMYTSGVMFSISKIMEGRSETAVRLLQVNPAAVYMDLMRYALIDGYGAANLPPHVWAIALFWAVVVFAGGFVYFWQAEERYGRG; encoded by the coding sequence GTGAGTCACACAACCCATGACGGCGGTGCCGCGGTGAACGCGATACCGCCGCCCGACGAGGGACAGACGGCGGCGCAGCTCGCCGCCACATACGGGCTCGCCGTCAGCGGCGCCCGTCCCTCGCTCGCCGAGTACGTCCGTCAGCTGTGGGGCAGGCGCCACTTCATCCTCGCCTTCTCCCATGCGAAGCTGACCGCGCAGTACAGCGAGGCCAAGCTCGGCCAGCTGTGGCAGGTGGCGACCCCGTTGCTCAACGCGGGCGTGTACTACTTCATCTTCGGCGTGATCCTGCACGCGAGCCGTGGCCTGTCCCGGGACGTGTACATCCCGTTCCTGGTCACGGGTGTGTTCGTCTTCACGTTCACGCAGAGCTCGGTCATGTCGGGCGTCCGCGCGATCTCCGGCAACCTGGGATTGGTGCGCGCCCTGCACTTCCCGCGCGCCTCGCTGCCCATCTCCTTCTCGCTGCAGCAGCTCCAGCAGCTGCTCTTCTCGATGATCGTGATGTTCGTCGTGGCGATCGGCTTCGGCAGCTATCCGAGCCCGGCCTGGCTGCTGATCGTGCCCGTCCTGCTGCTGCAGTTCCTGTTCAACACCGGGCTCGCGCTGATCGTGGCGCGCATGGGCGCCAGGACCCCGGACCTCGCCCAGCTGATGCCGTTCATCCTGCGCACCTGGATGTACACCTCGGGCGTCATGTTCTCCATCAGCAAGATCATGGAGGGCCGCTCCGAGACCGCCGTCCGGCTGCTCCAGGTGAACCCGGCCGCGGTCTACATGGATCTGATGCGCTACGCGCTGATCGACGGCTACGGCGCCGCGAACCTGCCGCCGCATGTGTGGGCCATCGCGCTGTTCTGGGCCGTGGTCGTCTTCGCCGGCGGCTTCGTGTACTTCTGGCAGGCGGAGGAGAGGTACGGCCGTGGCTGA
- a CDS encoding ABC transporter ATP-binding protein, translated as MAPEERRPTVIADGLHIVYRVNGAGAGKGSATAALSRILKRGSDDAARGVRRVHAVRGVSFVAYRGEAIGLIGSNGSGKSTLLRAIAGLLPAEQGKVYTDGQPSLLGVNAALMNDLTGERNVILGGLAMGMSREQIKERYQDIVDFSGINEKGDFITLPMRTYSSGMAARLRFSIAAAKDHDVLMIDEALATGDRKFQKRSEERIRELRKDAGTVFLVSHNNKSIRDTCDRVLWLERGELRMDGPTEEVLKEYEKFTGK; from the coding sequence GTGGCTCCGGAGGAACGCCGCCCGACGGTCATCGCGGACGGCCTGCACATCGTCTACCGCGTCAACGGCGCCGGGGCCGGCAAGGGCAGCGCGACGGCCGCGCTGAGCCGGATCCTGAAGCGAGGCTCCGACGACGCGGCGAGGGGCGTGCGCAGGGTGCACGCCGTGCGCGGGGTCTCCTTCGTCGCCTACCGCGGCGAGGCCATCGGCCTGATCGGCTCCAACGGTTCCGGCAAGTCCACGCTGCTGCGCGCCATCGCCGGTCTGCTGCCCGCCGAGCAGGGCAAGGTCTACACCGACGGCCAGCCCTCGCTGCTCGGCGTGAACGCGGCCCTGATGAACGACCTGACCGGCGAGCGCAACGTCATCCTCGGCGGTCTCGCCATGGGCATGTCCCGGGAGCAGATCAAGGAGCGCTACCAGGACATCGTCGACTTCTCCGGCATCAACGAGAAGGGCGACTTCATCACCCTGCCGATGCGGACGTACTCCTCGGGGATGGCGGCCCGGCTGCGGTTCTCCATCGCCGCCGCCAAGGACCACGATGTCCTCATGATCGACGAGGCGCTCGCCACCGGTGACCGCAAGTTCCAGAAGCGCTCCGAGGAACGCATCCGGGAACTGCGCAAGGACGCCGGCACGGTGTTTCTGGTCAGCCACAACAACAAGTCCATCCGTGACACCTGCGACCGCGTCCTGTGGCTGGAACGCGGCGAGCTGCGCATGGACGGACCGACCGAAGAGGTTTTGAAGGAGTACGAGAAGTTCACGGGCAAGTAG
- the hpnC gene encoding squalene synthase HpnC: MTATETAPHLDRATLDKATSENFPVAPFFLPRAWRDDLMAVYGFARLVDDIGDGDLAPGGADARALGVSPAGAEDRLLLLDAFEADLRRVFDGTPRHPLLRRLQPTVRRRSLTPDPFLGLIAANRQDQLVTRYETYDDLLAYCELSANPVGRLVLDVTGTSTPERIRLSDAICTALQIVEHLQDVAEDLGRDRIYLPAEDMKRFHVQETDLGAKTAGASVRALVAYEAQRARDLLNEGAPLVGSVHGRLKLLLAGFVAGGRAAIRAIAAAEYDVLPGPPRPGKVQLLREAGVILRGEG, from the coding sequence ATGACGGCCACCGAGACGGCGCCTCACCTGGACCGCGCCACCCTGGACAAAGCCACGAGCGAGAATTTTCCCGTGGCCCCTTTCTTCCTGCCCCGGGCGTGGCGTGACGACCTCATGGCCGTCTACGGCTTCGCCCGTCTGGTCGACGACATCGGTGACGGCGACCTCGCCCCCGGCGGTGCCGACGCCCGGGCGCTCGGCGTGTCGCCGGCCGGGGCCGAGGACCGTCTGCTCCTCCTCGACGCCTTCGAGGCCGACCTGCGCCGTGTCTTCGACGGCACCCCCCGCCATCCGCTGCTGCGCCGTCTGCAGCCCACCGTCCGCCGCCGCTCCCTCACCCCCGACCCCTTCCTCGGCCTGATCGCCGCCAACCGCCAGGACCAGCTCGTCACCCGGTACGAGACCTACGACGACCTCCTCGCCTACTGCGAACTGTCCGCCAACCCCGTCGGCCGCCTCGTCCTCGACGTCACCGGCACCTCGACCCCCGAGCGGATCCGCCTCTCCGACGCGATCTGCACCGCCCTGCAGATCGTGGAACACCTCCAGGACGTCGCCGAGGACCTCGGCCGGGACCGGATCTACCTCCCGGCCGAGGACATGAAGCGCTTTCACGTCCAGGAAACGGATCTTGGCGCAAAAACCGCAGGCGCATCGGTGCGCGCCCTGGTTGCATACGAAGCACAACGCGCCCGCGATCTGCTGAATGAAGGCGCTCCCCTGGTGGGTAGCGTCCACGGCAGATTGAAGCTGCTGCTCGCGGGGTTCGTGGCGGGGGGAAGGGCGGCGATCCGGGCGATCGCCGCCGCCGAATACGACGTACTTCCCGGCCCGCCCAGACCCGGCAAGGTCCAGTTGCTGCGTGAGGCGGGCGTGATCCTGCGAGGAGAGGGGTGA
- the hpnD gene encoding presqualene diphosphate synthase HpnD yields the protein MIRTVDSPSHVSAPVLAAYSYCETVTGQQARNFAYGIRLLPTPKRRAMSALYAFSRRVDDIGDGDLAGEVKLKRLEDTRALLARVRDGEVEEDDTDPVAVALAHAARAFPIPLGGLDELIDGVQMDVRGETYETWDDLKVYCRCVAGAIGRLSLGVFGTEPGARGAERASEYADTLGLALQLTNILRDVREDAEGGRTYLPADDLAKFGCSAGFDGPTPPEGSDFSGLVHFEVRRARALFAEGYRLLPMLDRRSGACVAAMAGIYRRLLDRIERDPEAVLRGRVSLPGREKAYVAVRGLSGLDTRHVTRHVSPRSVRRRA from the coding sequence GTGATCCGGACCGTGGATTCTCCGTCGCACGTGTCCGCACCGGTACTCGCCGCCTACAGCTACTGCGAGACCGTCACCGGGCAGCAGGCCCGCAACTTCGCCTACGGCATCCGGCTGCTGCCCACGCCCAAGCGCCGCGCCATGTCGGCGCTGTACGCCTTTTCCCGGCGCGTGGACGACATCGGCGACGGCGACCTGGCCGGCGAGGTGAAGCTGAAGCGGCTCGAGGACACCAGGGCGCTGCTCGCCCGGGTCCGGGACGGCGAGGTCGAGGAGGACGACACCGACCCGGTCGCGGTCGCCCTCGCCCATGCCGCACGCGCTTTCCCGATCCCGCTCGGCGGCCTCGACGAGCTGATCGACGGCGTCCAGATGGACGTGCGCGGCGAGACCTACGAGACCTGGGACGACCTGAAGGTCTACTGCCGGTGTGTCGCCGGTGCCATCGGCCGGCTCTCGCTCGGCGTGTTCGGCACCGAACCGGGCGCGCGCGGCGCCGAGCGGGCGTCCGAGTACGCCGACACCCTCGGCCTCGCGCTGCAGCTGACCAACATCCTCAGGGACGTCCGCGAGGACGCCGAGGGCGGCCGTACCTATCTGCCCGCCGACGACCTGGCCAAGTTCGGCTGCTCGGCCGGGTTCGACGGGCCGACTCCACCCGAGGGCTCCGACTTCTCGGGCCTCGTGCACTTCGAAGTGCGGCGGGCCCGCGCCCTTTTCGCCGAGGGTTATCGGCTGCTGCCCATGCTCGACCGGCGCAGCGGCGCGTGCGTCGCCGCCATGGCCGGCATCTACCGCCGGCTGCTGGACCGGATCGAGCGCGACCCGGAGGCCGTGCTGCGCGGCCGGGTCTCGCTGCCCGGACGGGAGAAGGCCTACGTCGCCGTGCGCGGCCTGTCCGGTCTGGACACCCGGCATGTGACCCGCCATGTCTCGCCCCGGTCCGTCAGGAGGCGCGCCTGA
- a CDS encoding DUF6380 family protein gives MDLPEPGDTWQATLRCGVASLTATADRAPFNLHARHAWEDAR, from the coding sequence ATGGACCTTCCCGAACCAGGAGACACGTGGCAGGCAACCCTGCGCTGCGGCGTGGCGTCCCTGACTGCGACGGCCGACCGTGCACCGTTCAACCTGCACGCTCGGCACGCATGGGAGGACGCACGATGA
- the hpnE gene encoding hydroxysqualene dehydroxylase HpnE, whose product MSDGSRPAQAAGTAVPEGAVRRSAVVVGGGLAGITAALALADAGMRVTLLEGRPRLGGLAFSFRRGELTVDNGQHVYLRCCTAYRWFLDRIEGAALAPLQDRLDVPVVDVAKPEGRRLGRLRRDALPVPLHLGRSLAAYPHLSLAERAAVGRAALALKGLDLADPALDTQDFGSWLARHGQSARAVEALWDLVGIATLNAVAGDASLGLAAMVFKTGLLSDPGAADIGWAHVPLGELHDRLARKALDSAGVRTEVRTRVTSVSFNENGTWSVQVPGERLETDAVVLAVPQREAHDLLPSGALDAPERLLGIGTAPILNVHVVYDRKVLARPFFAALGTPVQWVFDRTDASGLGAGQYLALSQSAAQDEIDLPVADLRERYLPELERLIPGTRGAEVQDFFVTRERTATFAPTPGVGRLRPGARTNVPGLYLAGAWTATGWPATMESAVRSGVSAADAALSALGRPRPRHLFEFEEAA is encoded by the coding sequence ATGAGCGACGGCTCGCGCCCCGCACAGGCGGCCGGCACCGCGGTACCCGAAGGCGCGGTGCGCCGCAGCGCCGTCGTGGTCGGCGGCGGGCTCGCCGGGATCACCGCGGCGCTCGCGCTCGCCGACGCGGGCATGCGTGTCACCCTGCTCGAAGGCAGGCCCAGACTAGGCGGCCTCGCCTTCTCCTTCCGGCGCGGCGAGCTGACCGTCGACAACGGCCAGCATGTGTACCTGCGCTGCTGCACCGCCTACCGCTGGTTCCTCGACCGGATCGAGGGCGCGGCGCTGGCACCGCTGCAGGACCGCCTGGACGTGCCCGTCGTCGACGTCGCCAAGCCCGAGGGCAGACGGCTCGGCAGGCTGCGGCGCGACGCGCTGCCCGTCCCCCTCCACCTGGGGCGCAGCCTGGCCGCCTATCCGCACCTCTCGCTTGCCGAGCGCGCCGCGGTCGGGCGGGCCGCGCTCGCGCTAAAAGGGCTCGACCTCGCCGATCCGGCCCTGGACACCCAGGACTTCGGCAGCTGGCTGGCCCGTCACGGCCAGTCGGCGCGCGCCGTCGAAGCGCTGTGGGACCTGGTCGGGATCGCCACCCTCAACGCGGTCGCGGGCGACGCCTCGCTGGGGCTCGCCGCGATGGTGTTCAAGACCGGTCTGCTGTCCGACCCGGGCGCGGCCGACATCGGCTGGGCCCACGTCCCGCTGGGCGAACTGCATGACCGGCTGGCCCGCAAGGCGCTCGACTCCGCGGGCGTCCGTACCGAGGTCCGTACACGCGTCACCTCCGTCTCTTTCAACGAAAACGGCACCTGGAGCGTTCAGGTTCCCGGCGAGCGCCTCGAAACCGACGCCGTCGTCCTCGCCGTACCCCAGCGCGAGGCCCACGACCTGCTGCCGTCCGGCGCCCTCGACGCCCCCGAGCGGCTGCTGGGGATCGGCACCGCGCCGATCCTCAACGTCCATGTCGTCTACGACCGCAAGGTCCTCGCACGCCCCTTCTTCGCGGCCCTCGGCACCCCGGTGCAGTGGGTCTTCGACCGCACCGACGCCTCCGGTCTCGGCGCGGGCCAATACCTCGCGCTGTCCCAGTCGGCCGCACAGGACGAGATCGACCTGCCCGTCGCCGACCTGCGCGAGCGCTATCTGCCCGAGCTGGAACGGCTGATCCCGGGTACCCGGGGCGCCGAGGTGCAGGACTTCTTCGTGACCCGGGAGCGCACGGCCACGTTCGCCCCCACCCCCGGCGTCGGGCGGCTGCGGCCCGGCGCCCGCACCAATGTCCCCGGCCTGTACCTGGCCGGAGCGTGGACCGCCACCGGGTGGCCCGCGACCATGGAGAGTGCGGTCCGCAGTGGAGTGAGCGCGGCCGACGCCGCCCTCAGCGCCCTGGGCCGGCCCCGCCCCCGCCATCTCTTCGAGTTCGAGGAGGCGGCCTGA
- a CDS encoding polyprenyl synthetase family protein: protein MPLEAAAGPRTPGTATRGETVPTVPPASTPVPRAAVDVTALLERGRTLATPVLRAAVDRLASPMDTVAAYHFGWIDAAGNPADGDGGKAVRPALAVLSAEVTGAAPEVGIPGAVAVELVHNFSLLHDDLMDGDEQRRHRDTVWKVHGPAQAILVGDALFALANEVLLELGTVEAGRATRRLTTATRALIDGQAQDISYEHRDRVSVEECLEMEGNKTGALLAASSSIGAVLGGADDATADALEKYGYHLGLAFQAVDDLLGIWGDPEATGKQTWSDLRQRKKSLPVVAALAAGGPASEQLGEILAADAKSSDFENFSEEEFAARAALIEQAGGRDWTAGEARRQHIIAIGALDAVDMPDRVRDSFTALADFVVVRKR, encoded by the coding sequence ATGCCCCTTGAGGCTGCGGCAGGCCCCCGCACCCCCGGTACCGCAACAAGAGGAGAGACTGTGCCCACTGTGCCCCCGGCCTCGACGCCCGTCCCACGGGCCGCGGTGGACGTGACCGCGTTGCTGGAGCGCGGCCGGACCCTGGCCACTCCGGTCCTGCGTGCGGCCGTAGACCGGCTGGCGTCTCCCATGGACACCGTCGCCGCCTACCACTTCGGCTGGATCGACGCCGCCGGCAACCCGGCCGACGGCGACGGCGGCAAGGCGGTGCGCCCCGCGCTGGCCGTGCTCTCCGCCGAGGTCACCGGTGCCGCGCCGGAGGTGGGCATTCCCGGCGCCGTCGCCGTCGAACTCGTCCACAACTTCTCGCTGCTGCACGACGACCTGATGGACGGCGACGAGCAGCGCCGGCACCGGGACACGGTCTGGAAGGTGCACGGCCCCGCCCAGGCGATCCTGGTCGGCGACGCTCTGTTCGCCCTCGCCAACGAGGTGCTGCTGGAGCTCGGCACGGTCGAGGCCGGCCGCGCCACCCGCCGCCTGACCACCGCCACCCGGGCCCTGATCGACGGTCAGGCACAGGACATCTCCTACGAGCACCGCGACCGCGTCAGCGTCGAGGAGTGCCTGGAGATGGAGGGCAACAAGACCGGCGCGCTGCTCGCGGCCTCCAGCTCCATCGGCGCGGTCCTCGGTGGCGCGGACGACGCCACCGCCGACGCGCTGGAGAAGTACGGCTACCACCTCGGGCTCGCCTTCCAGGCCGTCGACGACCTGCTCGGCATCTGGGGCGACCCGGAGGCAACCGGCAAGCAGACCTGGAGCGACCTGCGCCAGCGCAAGAAGTCCCTGCCGGTCGTCGCCGCACTCGCGGCCGGCGGCCCCGCCTCCGAGCAACTCGGCGAGATCCTCGCCGCGGACGCCAAGAGCAGCGACTTCGAGAACTTCTCCGAGGAGGAGTTCGCGGCCCGCGCGGCCCTCATCGAGCAGGCCGGCGGCCGCGACTGGACGGCCGGCGAAGCGCGCCGTCAGCACATCATCGCCATCGGAGCCCTCGACGCCGTCGACATGCCCGACCGGGTGCGGGACTCCTTCACGGCGCTCGCCGACTTCGTCGTCGTACGAAAGAGATGA
- the shc gene encoding squalene--hopene cyclase has protein sequence MTATTDGSTGATVPTRAAAASDTTDTTPETAGVPEAAARAARRATDFLLARQDAQGWWKGDLETNVTMDAEDLLLRQFLGIRDEETTRAAAMFIRGEQREDGAWATFYGGPGDLSTTIEAYVALRLAGDTPAAPHMAKASAWIRERGGIAASRVFTRIWLALFGWWKWEDLPELPPELIYFPAWMPLNIYDFGCWARQTIVPLTIVSAKRPVRPAPFPLDELHTDPADPNPAKPLAPVASWGGVFQRLDKALHQFRRVAPRRLRRAAMNSAARWIIERQENDGCWGGIQPPAVYSVIALHLLGYDLEHPVMREGLASLDRFAVWREDGARMIEACQSPVWDTCLATIALIDAGLPVDHPQLVRAADWMLGEEIVRPGDWAVKRPGLPPGGWAFEFHNDNYPDIDDTAEVALALRRVRHHDPERVDRAIGRAVRWNLGMQSKNGAWGAFDVDNTSPFPNRLPFCDFGEVIDPPSADVTAHVVEMLAAEGLAHDPRTRRGIEWLLAEQEPDGSWFGRWGVNYVYGTGSVVPALTAAGLPGTHPAIRRAVAWLESVQNDDGGWGEDLRSYKYVKEWSGRGASTASQTAWALMALLAAGEQDSKAVERGIRWLADTQQEDGTWDEPYFTGTGFPWDFSINYHLYRQVFPLTALGRYLHGDPFERDLLARKPPAEAEVS, from the coding sequence ATGACAGCGACGACCGACGGAAGCACCGGGGCGACTGTGCCGACCCGCGCTGCCGCGGCCAGCGATACCACCGACACCACCCCCGAGACGGCCGGGGTACCAGAAGCCGCCGCTCGCGCCGCACGGCGCGCCACCGACTTCCTGCTCGCGCGGCAGGACGCCCAGGGCTGGTGGAAGGGCGACCTGGAGACCAACGTCACCATGGACGCCGAGGACCTGCTGCTCCGTCAGTTCCTGGGAATCCGCGACGAGGAGACCACGCGGGCCGCCGCGATGTTCATCCGCGGCGAGCAGCGCGAGGACGGCGCCTGGGCGACCTTTTACGGCGGGCCCGGCGACCTGTCCACCACCATCGAGGCCTACGTCGCCCTGCGCCTGGCCGGCGACACGCCCGCCGCCCCGCACATGGCGAAAGCTTCCGCCTGGATCCGCGAGCGCGGCGGAATCGCCGCCTCCCGGGTGTTCACCCGGATCTGGCTCGCCCTGTTCGGCTGGTGGAAGTGGGAGGACCTGCCCGAACTCCCGCCGGAACTCATCTACTTCCCGGCCTGGATGCCGCTCAACATCTACGACTTCGGCTGCTGGGCCCGGCAGACCATCGTGCCGCTGACCATCGTCTCGGCCAAGCGCCCGGTGCGCCCGGCGCCCTTCCCGCTGGACGAGCTGCACACCGACCCGGCCGACCCCAACCCGGCCAAGCCGCTTGCCCCGGTGGCCAGTTGGGGCGGCGTCTTCCAGCGCCTCGACAAGGCGCTGCACCAGTTCCGGAGGGTCGCCCCGCGCCGGCTCCGCAGGGCCGCGATGAACTCCGCCGCCCGCTGGATCATCGAGCGGCAGGAGAACGACGGCTGCTGGGGCGGTATCCAGCCCCCGGCCGTGTACTCGGTCATCGCCCTGCATCTGCTCGGCTACGACCTCGAGCACCCCGTGATGCGCGAGGGCCTCGCCTCGCTGGACCGTTTCGCCGTCTGGCGCGAGGACGGCGCCCGGATGATCGAGGCCTGTCAGTCCCCGGTGTGGGACACCTGTCTCGCCACCATCGCGCTCATCGACGCCGGGCTGCCCGTCGATCATCCGCAACTGGTCAGGGCGGCCGACTGGATGCTGGGCGAGGAGATCGTGCGGCCCGGCGACTGGGCCGTGAAGCGTCCCGGACTGCCGCCGGGCGGCTGGGCGTTCGAGTTCCACAACGACAACTACCCCGACATCGACGACACCGCCGAGGTCGCCCTCGCACTGCGCCGGGTCCGGCACCACGACCCCGAGCGCGTGGACCGGGCCATCGGGCGCGCCGTGCGCTGGAACCTGGGGATGCAGTCGAAGAACGGCGCGTGGGGCGCCTTCGACGTCGACAACACCAGCCCGTTCCCGAACCGGCTGCCGTTCTGCGACTTCGGCGAGGTCATCGACCCGCCGTCGGCGGACGTCACCGCACACGTCGTGGAGATGCTCGCCGCGGAGGGCCTCGCTCACGACCCGCGGACGCGCCGGGGCATCGAGTGGCTGCTCGCCGAACAGGAGCCGGACGGCTCGTGGTTCGGCCGCTGGGGCGTCAACTACGTCTACGGCACCGGGTCGGTCGTCCCCGCGCTGACCGCCGCCGGGCTGCCCGGCACACACCCGGCGATCCGGCGGGCCGTGGCCTGGCTCGAGAGCGTGCAGAACGACGACGGCGGCTGGGGCGAGGACCTGCGCTCCTACAAGTACGTCAAGGAGTGGAGCGGCCGCGGCGCCTCGACCGCCTCGCAGACCGCGTGGGCACTGATGGCGCTGCTCGCGGCGGGGGAGCAGGACTCCAAGGCCGTCGAGCGCGGCATCCGCTGGCTTGCCGACACCCAGCAGGAGGACGGCACCTGGGACGAGCCGTACTTCACCGGCACCGGCTTCCCCTGGGACTTCTCCATCAACTACCACCTGTACCGGCAGGTCTTCCCGCTCACCGCGCTCGGCCGGTATCTGCACGGCGACCCCTTCGAGCGCGATCTGCTCGCGAGGAAACCGCCGGCCGAGGCCGAGGTGAGCTGA
- a CDS encoding 1-hydroxy-2-methyl-2-butenyl 4-diphosphate reductase produces MTNQPAPAPLLIACALGIEHLALRTGDRGGADGPVSFLRTGMGPRAAERSVTRQLSGPALADAAVLATGFCAGLAPGMHPGDLVVAEETRDPRGTVACVGTELLVEELVRLLPGRTVHTGPLTGSDHVVRGPERSQLLATGALAVDMESAATLLAAVRGGERPVAAVRVVVDAPEHELVRIGTVRGGISAFCVLRTVLPAFYEWHRSLLLPRR; encoded by the coding sequence TTGACCAACCAGCCCGCACCGGCCCCGCTGCTGATCGCCTGCGCGCTCGGCATCGAGCACCTGGCCCTGCGCACGGGGGACAGGGGCGGGGCGGACGGGCCGGTCTCCTTCCTCCGTACGGGCATGGGGCCCCGTGCGGCGGAACGCTCCGTCACCCGGCAGCTCTCCGGCCCGGCGCTGGCCGACGCGGCCGTACTGGCCACCGGCTTCTGTGCCGGGCTCGCGCCCGGCATGCATCCCGGCGATCTGGTGGTCGCCGAGGAGACCCGGGACCCGCGCGGCACGGTCGCCTGTGTGGGCACCGAGCTGCTGGTCGAGGAACTCGTGCGCCTGCTGCCCGGACGCACGGTCCACACCGGGCCGCTCACCGGCTCCGACCACGTGGTACGCGGCCCCGAGCGGTCCCAGCTGCTCGCGACCGGTGCGCTCGCGGTCGACATGGAGTCGGCGGCCACGCTCCTCGCCGCCGTCCGGGGCGGCGAGCGCCCGGTTGCGGCCGTACGGGTGGTCGTGGACGCCCCAGAACACGAACTCGTCCGGATCGGCACGGTACGCGGTGGAATATCTGCTTTCTGCGTTCTTCGTACCGTTCTTCCCGCATTTTATGAATGGCACCGTTCTTTGTTGCTCCCCCGGAGGTGA
- the hpnH gene encoding adenosyl-hopene transferase HpnH codes for MAMPLRQTVKVATYLFEQKLRKRDKFALLVELEPLFACNLKCEGCGKIQHPAGVLKQRMPVAQAVGAVLESGAPMVSIAGGEPLMHPQIDEIVRQLVAKKKFVFLCTNALLMRKKMDKFKPSPYFAWAVHIDGLRERHDASVAKEGTFDEAVEAIKEAKRRGFRVTTNSTFFNTDTPQTVVEVLNFLNDDLQVDEMMLSPAYAYEKAPDQDHFLGVQQTRELFKKAFSGGNRAKWRLNQSPLFLDFLEGKVDFPCTAWAIPSYSLFGWQKPCYLMSDGYVPTYRQLLEETDWDKYGRGKDPRCDNCMAHCGYEPTAVLATMGSLKESLRAMRETVSGNRE; via the coding sequence ATGGCCATGCCGTTGCGTCAGACCGTCAAGGTCGCTACGTATCTGTTCGAGCAGAAGCTCAGGAAGCGCGACAAGTTCGCCCTGCTGGTCGAGCTGGAGCCGCTGTTCGCGTGCAACCTCAAGTGCGAGGGCTGCGGCAAGATTCAGCACCCGGCGGGCGTGCTCAAGCAGCGCATGCCCGTGGCGCAGGCCGTGGGTGCGGTCCTGGAGTCGGGTGCGCCGATGGTCTCGATCGCCGGCGGCGAGCCTCTGATGCATCCGCAGATCGACGAGATCGTGCGGCAGCTGGTGGCGAAGAAGAAGTTCGTCTTCCTGTGCACCAACGCGCTGCTGATGCGCAAGAAGATGGACAAGTTCAAGCCCTCGCCCTACTTCGCCTGGGCCGTGCACATCGACGGGCTGCGGGAGCGGCACGACGCCTCCGTGGCGAAGGAGGGCACCTTCGACGAGGCGGTGGAGGCCATCAAGGAGGCCAAGCGGCGCGGCTTCCGGGTGACCACCAACTCCACCTTCTTCAACACCGACACCCCGCAGACCGTCGTCGAGGTGCTCAACTTCCTCAACGACGACCTGCAGGTCGACGAGATGATGCTCTCGCCCGCCTACGCCTACGAGAAGGCCCCCGACCAGGACCACTTCCTCGGCGTCCAGCAGACCCGGGAACTGTTCAAGAAGGCCTTCTCGGGCGGCAACCGCGCGAAGTGGCGGCTCAACCAGAGCCCGCTCTTCCTGGACTTCCTGGAGGGCAAGGTCGACTTTCCGTGCACCGCGTGGGCGATCCCGAGCTACTCGCTGTTCGGCTGGCAGAAGCCCTGCTACCTGATGAGCGACGGCTATGTGCCCACGTACCGGCAGCTGCTGGAGGAGACCGACTGGGACAAGTACGGCCGCGGCAAGGACCCGCGCTGTGACAACTGCATGGCCCACTGCGGCTACGAACCCACCGCCGTCCTCGCCACCATGGGCTCCCTGAAGGAATCGCTGCGGGCCATGCGCGAGACCGTCTCCGGAAACCGGGAGTGA